The following proteins are co-located in the Lepus europaeus isolate LE1 chromosome 15, mLepTim1.pri, whole genome shotgun sequence genome:
- the LOC133774174 gene encoding LOW QUALITY PROTEIN: olfactory receptor 2Y1-like (The sequence of the model RefSeq protein was modified relative to this genomic sequence to represent the inferred CDS: deleted 1 base in 1 codon), with the protein MGSLNTTFREGFILVGFSDWPQLEVFLFVFIFIFYSLTLCGNTTIIALSQLDIRLRTPMYFFLCHLSFLDLCYTTSTVPQLLVNLQGPDRTISYGGCVAQLFIVLALGSTESVLLVVMAFDRYAAICRPLHYMTIMYPHLCQALAVVSWLGGFINSLIQTGLMMALPLCGLHLNHFFCEMPVFLKLACEDTEGTEVKMFVAQAIILIFPAALILVSYVHITKAVLKVKSMAAQRKAFGTCGSHLLVVSLFYGSAIYTYLQPIDSYSESGGKFVALFYTIVTPMLNPLIYTLRNKDVKGALKKLLGRVRY; encoded by the exons ATGGGGAGTCTCAATACCACTTTCAGAGAGGGCTTCATTTTGGTGGGCTTTTCAGATTGGCCTCAACTGGaagttttcctttttgtctttatttttattttctactctcTAACTCTTTGTGGCAACACCACTATCATTGCTCTCTCCCAGCTGGATATTCGACTGCGAACACCCATGTACTTCTTTCTCTGCCACCTCTCTTTCCTGGACCTCTGCTACACTACCAGCACTGTGCCTCAACTGCTGGTCAATCTTCAAGGACCCGACCGGACCATCAGCTATGGAGGGTGTGTGGCCCAGCTTTTCATTGTCCTTGCCTTAGGCTCAACGGAGAGTGTTCTCTTGGTGGTGATGGCCTTTGATCGCTATGCTGCCATCTGTCGTCCACTCCACTACATGACCATTATGTACCCCCATCTCTGCCAGGCATTGGCTGTTGTCTCCTGGTTGGGAGGTTTCATAAACTCTTTGATTCAGACAGGTCTTATGATGGCCCTACCTCTCTGTGGCCTTCacttaaatcat tttttctgtgagatGCCTGTATTCCTGAAGTTAGCTTGTGAAGACACAGAAGGAACAGAGGTAAAGATGTTTGTGGCCCAAGCCATAATCTTGATCTTTCCTGCAGCACTAATTCTTGTCTCCTATGTACACATAACTAAGGCAGTGCTGAAGGTCAAGTCAATGGCTGCACAGAGAAAGGCTTTTGGAACTTGTGGGTCTCACCTGCTTGTGGTTTCCCTTTTTTATGGCTCAGCCATCTACACATATCTCCAGCCCATTGACAGTTATTCTGAGAGTGGGGGAAAGTTTGTTGCTCTTTTTTATACTATTGTTACCCCTATGCTCAATCCTCTGATTTATACCTTAAGGAACAAAGACGTGAAGGGGGCTCTGAAAAAGCTACTAGGGAGAGTCAGATACTAA